A stretch of Coccidioides posadasii str. Silveira chromosome 2, complete sequence DNA encodes these proteins:
- the CYP10 gene encoding Peptidyl-prolyl cis-trans isomerase cyp10 (EggNog:ENOG410PN0B~COG:O~BUSCO:13507at33183) has protein sequence MSVTLHTTHGDLKVEIFCEAVPRTAENFLALCASGAYNDTPFHRLIPSFMIQGGDISLSLPSTDSELLPERPSLPFEIPKGGASIHHPEPLEQEIHLPSLRHNARGILSMASKAVKKSTTGSETKHINGSQFFITFAPASHLDGKSTVFGKVLGLGSKEKGEEHDTLTKLENAKVKIDKKGRVVQPGDFGKNQKKEKAEAEQDAEWERIGIERVTIHANPFAE, from the exons ATGTCTGTCACG CTCCATACCACCCATGGCGACCTCAAGGTAGAGATATTCTGTGAAGCTGTCCCCAGGACCGCCGAG AATTTCCTAGCCCTCTGTGCCTCAGGCGCCTACAACGACACCCCCTTCCACCGCCTAATCCCCTCTTTTATGATCCAAGGCGGCGACATATCTCTCTCCCTGCCCTCCACCGATTCCGAATTACTCCCCGAACGACCTTCGTTGCCATTCGAAATCCCCAAGGGCGGAGCATCAATTCACCACCCAGAGCCCCTCGAGCAAGAAATCCACCTTCCGTCCCTCCGACACAATGCCCGTGGAATCCTCAGCATGGCGAGCAAAGCCGTTAAAAAGAGCACAACGGGTTCGGAGACAAAGCACATCAACGGCAGTCAGTTTTTCATCACATTTGCCCCCGCGTCTCATCTTGATGGGAAGAGTACTGTCTTTGGGAAGGTTCTAGGTCTAGGTTCCAAGGAAAAAGGGGAGGAGCACGATACATTGACGAAGTTGGAAAACGCGAAGGTGAAGATTGATAAGAAAGGGAGGGTCGTACAGCCGGGTGACTTTGGGAAGAAccagaagaaagaaaaagcagaagCGGAGCAGGATGCGGAATGGGAGCGAATTGGGATTGAAAGGGTgacaatccatgcaaatccGTTTGCGGAATGA
- a CDS encoding uncharacterized protein (EggNog:ENOG410PF9M~COG:S~BUSCO:7331at33183) has protein sequence MAAFVRVSGPPNSNFLVGYPGISATLPRIEGKVEIRPSAGISAPVNISMVTICLQRRETIHPSAHSVTKRHLAAPRKEITDIVGKEMLLFRCPMGRDHEEIMAMDLPFVLFIPFGRGGQESSRRLPPPSLQLPSRTAETLYELVVMVQQGPSEQKKYAFPVPLARYDTLSTFGMYNRPESSQKVSDHLVTLGISLPRWSYGPLDPVSVYVQLSPNPDWISKARKVTIQKLTLTIDEEIIYNHEGDEPQRKVKTLAKRSESVGMKLPEAGYITNLGLVFPARDLRDSDGILPRSKPGFPFYAVTSFTTTASLYKIEYYLTVKAHLTSAKDIVLRQPIVVCPQDHVGCKEEMEAIEQAAREARHINPDNPMLPLPTIVRAHDPYALNYINVAIVGNVKKPLID, from the exons ATGGCCGCATTCGTGCGCGTGTCCGGGCCTCCGAACAGCAACTTTCTCGTCGGCTACCCTGGCATATCAGCAACTCTG CCCCGCATCGAGGGAAAGGTTGAGATACGACCCAGCGCTGGCATATCCGCACCCGTTAACATTTCCATGGTCACAATATGTCTGCAGCGACGAGAGACGATACATCCCTCCGCGCACTCAGTAACGAAGAGACACCTCGCGGCGCCCCGCAAAGAGATTACGGATATCGTTGGCAAAGAAATGCTCCTCTTCCGTTGCCCGATGGGCCGTGATCATGAAGAGATTATGGCGATGGACCTCCCCTTCGTATTATTTATACCGTTCGGCCGAGGCGGACAGGAATCATCTCGGAGACTACCGCCGCCCAGCTTACAGCTCCCCAGCCGGACCGCAGAGACATTGTACGAGCTGGTGGTTATGGTTCAACAAGGCCCGTCGGAACAGAAGAAGTATGCATTTCCTGTGCCGTTGGCGCGATACGATACTTTGTCAACATTTGGGATGTATAACCGACCCGAATCATCGCAAAAGGTATCGGACCATTTGGTTACTCTGGGAATATCGTTACCGCGGTGGTCATATGGACCTCTCGACCCTGTTAGCGTATATGTGCAGCTTTCCCCGAACCCAGATTGGATAAGTAAAGCCCGAAAAGTCACAATTCAAAAGCTTACCCTTACCATCGACGAAGAGATTATTTACAACCATGAGGGCGATGAGCCTCAGCGCAAAGTGAAAACCTTGGCGAAGAGGTCAGAGAGCGTGGGTATGAAACTGCCCGAAGCAGGGTATATCACGAATCTGGGTCTGGTATTCCCTGCGAGGGACCTACGCGATTCAGATGGCATTCTACCGCGTTCAAAACCGGGCTTTCCATTTTATGCTGTCACTTCATTTACCACAACCGCGTCACTATATAAAATCGAATATTATCTTACGGTCAAG GCCCATTTAACTTCAGCTAAAGACATAGTACTTCGCCAGCCCATTGTCGTCTGTCCTCAGGATCATGTTGGatgcaaagaagaaatggaagcCATCGAGCAGGCAGCTAGAGAAGCCAGGCATATTAATCCCGATAATCCAATGTTACCTTTGCCAACAATAGTGCGAGCTCACGATCCCTACGCATTGAATTACATCAACGTAGCGATTGTGGGCAATGTGAAAAAGCCGTTGATAGATTGA
- a CDS encoding uncharacterized protein (EggNog:ENOG410Q0S6~COG:S~BUSCO:15145at33183): MSHMTARLEFLKKSALMLASDSPSTSAHLLAAHNCVLYELSKPISFSQKREYCPSCGSIRLPAITCTVSTRARAPKGARRGRMSPTNDKESCAVYNCLRCHRQTVQPFKKAKPNRPGGRIAADSSALNSLQPTSQTETSAREPNVAATLSSAKMKSSSDNASSKKRAKARKQQGLLAALAASKQTSQPSPSTSLDLLDFLQP; this comes from the coding sequence ATGAGCCATATGACTGCACGACTGGAATTTTTAAAGAAGTCAGCTCTGATGCTGGCGTCTGACAGCCCATCAACATCTGCCCATCTTTTGGCAGCTCACAACTGTGTCCTCTATGAGCTGTCAAAGCCAATATCTTTCAGTCAGAAAAGAGAATACTGTCCATCATGTGGGAGTATTCGTCTTCCAGCTATAACTTGCACAGTTTCTACCCGTGCCAGGGCTCCAAAAGGCGCAAGGCGTGGAAGGATGTCACCCACAAACGACAAGGAATCATGTGCTGTCTACAACTGCCTGCGCTGCCATCGCCAAACTGTCCAGCCGTTTAAAAAAGCGAAACCGAACCGGCCAGGGGGCAGAATCGCGGCTGATAGCTCAGCACTTAATTCATTACAACCTACAAGCCAGACCGAGACATCGGCCCGGGAGCCCAATGTTGCTGCTACGCTTAGCTCCGCTAAGATGAAAAGCAGTTCGGATAATGCGAGCAGTAAGAAGAGAGCCAAGGCTCGCAAACAACAAGGCCTCTTAGCAGCTCTCGCAGCGAGCAAACAGACCTCGCAGCCCTCGCCGTCGACATCCCTTGATCTGCTCGACTTTTTACAGCCCTAA
- the ZPR1 gene encoding nucleolar zinc-finger protein (BUSCO:212735at4751~EggNog:ENOG410PIY4~COG:S~BUSCO:6069at33183) gives MADSESAAVAKTSAGLQEDSTQHLSAELEETSVNKSGNEEGEEENEDDVGPMQLESLCMNCHKNGVTKILLLRIPFFRDVLLESFECPHCFFKNNSIKAAGQIQEQGSRYTLEVESPRDFERQVIKSDSAVFRLETLGIEMPKGDGQLTNVEGILSKILEQLESDQPARKIADPELYQSLETVIQKLKKMVHRESFPFTISLDDPSGNSWIAPAPHDEGNKYQRKDYRRTREQNEELGIGGGEETGNMRVSAGDPNDLDIIDGKVYSLPAECPGCTKVCSVNMQKVDIPHFKEVFIWSTVCDHCGYRTNEVKTGGAVPEKGRRITLQVEGIKDLSRDILKSDTCAVASEELDLSVQPGTLGGRFTTVEGLLTQVRDQLHGQIFEIGDEDLAPGDSMAAEERSTWERFFSRLDAAIKGELKFKILLEDPLANSYVQNLHAPDPDPQLHIKDYTRTDEEEDELGLKDMKTEGYEEDNEKDEAS, from the exons ATGGCAGATAGCGAAAGCGCAGCCGTCGCGAAAACATCCGCAGGGCTCCAGGAAGATTCTACGCAGCATCTGTCCGCTGAATTAGAAGAAACGTCCGTGAACAAATCTGGAAACGAAGAAGGAGAGGAGGAAAATGAAGACGATGTCGGGCCCATGCAATTGGAAAGTTTATGTATGAATTGCCATAAGAAT GGTGTGACCAAAATCCTCCTACTTCGCATCCCCTTTTTCCGAGACGTCCTGTTAGAGTCATTTGAGTGCCCTCACTGtttttttaagaataattcAATCAAGGCTGCCGGCCAGATCCAAGAACAAGGTTCGCGGTACACTCTAGAAGTCGAGTCCCCCAGAGATTTCGAGAGGCAAGTTATCAAAAGTGATTCGGCAGTCTTTCGTTTGGAGACTTTGGGAATAGAAATGCCCAAGGGCGATGGCCAACTCACCAATGTTGAAGGAATATTATCGAAGATTCTCGAGCAGCTTGAAAGCGATCAGCCTGCGAGAAAGATCGCTGACCCGGAACTCTACCAGTCCTTGGAAACCGTTATTCAAAAGTTGAAGAAAATGGTTCATCGTGAATCATTTCCTTTCACCATCTCACTTGATGACCCATCAGGCAACTCCTGGATCGCACCTGCACCCCATGATGAAGGGAACAAATACCAACGGAAGGATTACCGCCGGACTCGTGAGCAGAATGAAGAATTGGGTATTGGAGGAGGGGAAGAAACAGGAAACATGAGGGTTTCTGCGGGTGATCCGAATGATCTCGATATCATAGACGGAAAGGTGTACAGTCTTCCCGCCGAGTGTCCTGGCTGCACGAAAGTATGCTCGGTAAATATGCAGAAGGTGGATATTCCCCATTTTAAGGAAGTATTCATTTGGAGTACGGTATGCGATCATTGTGGTTATCGAACAAATGAAGTAAAGACAGGTGGGGCTGTTCCAGAGAAAGGCAGACGCATTACCCTCCAAGTTGAGGGCATTAAAGATCTCTCTCGCGATATCCTTAAGTCAGATACCTGTGCCGTTGCAAGCGAAGAGCTCGACCTTTCCGTGCAGCCGGGCACCCTTGGTGGTCGGTTTACTACCGTTGAGGGCCTTTTAACCCAAGTCCGCGATCAGCTTCATGGTCAGATCTTTGAGATTGGCGATGAAGACCTGGCTCCGGGTGACTCGATGGCTGCTGAGGAGCGATCAACCTGGGAACGATTTTTCAGCAGGCTTGATGCCGCTATTAAGGGAGAACTTAAATTCAAGATTTTACTTGAAGATCCTCTTGCAAACAGTTACGTCCAGAACCTCCATGCACCGGATCCCGACCCTCAGTTGCATATTAAAGACTACACTCGGACagacgaggaagaagatgaactTGGATTGAAAGATATGAAAACCGAGGGCTATGAAGAGGACAATGAAAAGGATGAAGCATCATGA
- a CDS encoding uncharacterized protein (EggNog:ENOG410Q0UW) translates to MANSIFKHPSDMQNRSSTRPLLLKLPYAIRRQVYVLLGLIIPSTSQVTLSYPPEYFVFVWSAQSKTFREIDDDPRPPVSNQLFYVSREIADDALQAFYSENKVVLHTFNALFALRNLSPLALRSLTFLSINIKIRKPITERFPTRSNELACGRQVVEEWKRCCDRLAAHIQPNILELKLNLDTTDTHIGSAMLRTLSALPILKECSVAFEMTSSRELQPLTERTFSYLIDLKDYAPGSSSIALWIDRLDYITRHLNVSNLVLSLYLECTERSCGQALDVDVENRLQHDVAMPEVYKRIVEPLTRIKGLKDLFVHMGRRGRQGNFLNSVRDKQEAELEQVVMGPLYDAVARGKYWSRPPSPICRM, encoded by the exons ATGGCAAACTCGATTTTCAAGCACCCGAGCGATATGCAGAACAGGAGCTCTACAAGACCCCTGCTCCTAAAGTTGCCGTATGCGATTCGTCGGCAAGTATATGTACTGCTAGGTCTTATCATACCATCGACTTCCCAAGTTACACTGTCTTATCCACCGGAGTATTTTGTTTTCGTGTGGTCGGCTCAGAGTAAAACATTCAGAGAAATCGATGACGACCCACGTCCTCCTGTTTCGAACCAGCTCTTCTACGTTTCTCGCGAGATCGCAGATGATGCATTACAAGCCTTTTATTCCGAAAACAAAGTGGTGTTGCATACCTTCAATGCCCTCTTCGCGTTGCGAAACCTAAGCCCCTTGGCTCTAAGGTCATTGACGTTTCTTTCCATTAATATAAAGATTCGCAAGCCGATCACTGAAAGGTTTCCAACGCGGTCTAATGAGCTCGCATGTGGGCGACAGGTTGTTGAGGAGTGGAAGAGATGCTGCGATAGACTTGCTGCACACATTCAACCAAACATCTTGGAGCTTAAACTCAACCTAGACACTACGGATACTCATATCGGTTCGGCGATGCTGAGGACACTCTCCGCACTCCCGATCTTGAAGGAATGCTCTGTAGCTTTTGAAATGACCAGTAGCCGCGAGCTCCAGCCGTTGACAGAGAGGACT TTTTCTTATCTGATCGACCTAAAGGACTACGCTCCCGGATCGTCGTCTATAGCACTCTGGATCGACAGGCTTGATTATATTACCCGACACTTGAACGTATCAAACCTTGTTCTCTCGCTCTATCTGGAGTGTACCGAGAGGTCATGTGGACAGGCGCTCGACGTCGATGTGGAAAATCGGCTACAGCACGATGTCGCCATGCCCGAAGTGTATAAGCGAATTGTCGAGCCGCTTACTCGTATAAAGGGattaaaagatctttttGTGCATATGGGTAGACGGGGACGGCAGGGCAATTTCTTGAACTCGGTCCGGGATAAACAGGAAGCGGAGCTTGAACAGGTGGTAATGGGCCCGTTGTACGATGCTGTAGCACGAGGCAAATACTGGTCGAGGCCGCCTAGTCCGATTTGCCGGATGTAG